From one Anoplolepis gracilipes chromosome 8, ASM4749672v1, whole genome shotgun sequence genomic stretch:
- the LOC140668494 gene encoding aromatic amino acid aminotransferase DDB_G0287711-like — translation MDYTKFFSKITHRRRHNIIRQLYDIYMSHPNCVTFAGGLLNVVNTCPVEDLSITYKHDILIKLNKYELATAFQYVTSQDYKPLLEKWKEFLKTWHTSMQNDWDITLTSDTLDACNKIFEMMLDENDPILLQTPTYTGVIGALSKRQIK, via the exons ATGGACTacactaaatttttttctaaaatcacCCATAGACGAAGGCATAACATAATTAGACAGTTGT atGACATCTACATGTCGCATCCAAACTGTGTGACTTTTGCTGGTGGTTTGCTAAATGTCGTTAATACATGTCCTGTCGAAGATCTTTCCATAACATATAAGCacgacattttaataaaattaaataagtatgaATTGGCTACAGCGTTTCAATATGTAACTTCGCaaga ttATAAGCCGCTATTGgaaaaatggaaagaattcCTGAAAACGTGGCATACGTCAATGCAAAACGATTGGGATATCACACTTACAAGCGATACCCTGGACGCTTGtaataagatttttgaaaTGATGCTCGACGAAAATGACCCAATTCTACTCCAAACGCCAACATACACCGGAGTAATCGGAGCG ttatcCAAAAGACAAATCAAGTAA